In Oceanobacillus sp. FSL K6-2867, one DNA window encodes the following:
- the rplI gene encoding 50S ribosomal protein L9, producing the protein MKVIFLKDVKGKAKKGEVKNVPDGYARNYLLKNNLAEEATSGNMKALEAKKRKNAQLEQQEKEEAMNLKDTLAELTIEIKAKSGDNGRLFGSITSKQIAEALQKQYGHKLDKRKIELDQPIRSLGYTTVPVKLHPEVSGSVKVHVSEQ; encoded by the coding sequence ATGAAAGTAATTTTTCTTAAAGATGTAAAAGGCAAGGCAAAAAAAGGTGAGGTTAAAAACGTACCTGATGGATATGCCCGAAATTATCTGTTAAAAAATAATTTGGCAGAGGAAGCAACCTCTGGAAATATGAAGGCGCTAGAGGCCAAAAAACGTAAAAATGCTCAATTGGAACAACAGGAAAAAGAAGAAGCAATGAACCTGAAGGATACATTGGCAGAACTAACCATTGAAATTAAGGCGAAATCGGGAGATAATGGACGTCTATTCGGTTCTATTACAAGTAAGCAAATTGCCGAAGCATTACAAAAACAATATGGACATAAATTAGATAAACGGAAAATTGAGCTTGACCAGCCAATCCGTTCATTAGGATATACAACAGTTCCTGTGAAGCTTCATCCAGAAGTTTCTGGTTCCGTTAAGGTTCACGTAAGCGAGCAATAA
- the ychF gene encoding redox-regulated ATPase YchF, with product MSLTAGIVGLPNVGKSTLFNAITQAGAEAANYPFATIDPNVGIVEVPDERLNKLTELVKPKKTVPTAFEFTDIAGIVKGASKGEGLGNQFLSHIRQVDAICQVVRCFVDDNITHVSGKVDPIDDIEIINLELILADLETVNKRFQRVEKLARQKDKEAVIEHEILVTLKEGLEAERPVRALEFTDEQWKIVKGLHLLTSKPILYVANVSEDEVGDADSNENVQKVRDYAAKENAEVIVICAKIEEEISELDPEEKDMFLEDLGIEESGLDKLIKASYSLLGLATYFTAGEQEVRAWTFRKGIKAPQAAGIIHTDFERGFIRAETVSYSDLVEAGSMGHAREKGKVRLEGKEYIVQDGDVIHFRFNV from the coding sequence ATGTCTTTAACAGCAGGAATCGTAGGACTTCCGAACGTGGGGAAATCCACGCTTTTCAATGCAATCACACAAGCTGGAGCTGAAGCAGCGAACTACCCGTTTGCAACGATCGATCCGAATGTGGGAATTGTAGAAGTACCTGACGAACGCTTAAATAAATTAACAGAGTTAGTAAAACCGAAGAAAACCGTACCAACCGCATTTGAGTTTACGGATATTGCTGGAATTGTAAAAGGAGCAAGCAAAGGAGAAGGTTTGGGAAACCAGTTTCTTTCCCACATTCGCCAGGTGGATGCAATTTGTCAAGTTGTCCGTTGCTTTGTCGATGATAACATTACCCATGTATCAGGAAAGGTTGATCCAATTGATGATATTGAAATCATTAACCTGGAATTGATTCTTGCTGACTTGGAAACGGTAAACAAACGTTTCCAGCGTGTTGAGAAACTCGCAAGACAGAAGGATAAGGAAGCAGTTATCGAACATGAGATTCTTGTAACCTTAAAAGAGGGTCTGGAAGCAGAAAGACCTGTTAGAGCGTTAGAATTTACAGATGAACAGTGGAAGATTGTAAAAGGGCTGCATTTGCTAACAAGCAAGCCAATTCTATATGTAGCGAATGTAAGTGAAGATGAGGTTGGAGATGCCGATTCGAATGAAAATGTGCAAAAGGTAAGAGATTATGCTGCTAAGGAAAATGCAGAGGTAATTGTTATTTGTGCAAAAATTGAAGAGGAAATTTCCGAGCTTGACCCTGAAGAAAAGGATATGTTCCTAGAAGATTTAGGAATTGAGGAATCTGGTTTAGATAAGCTGATTAAAGCTTCTTACAGCTTATTAGGCTTAGCAACTTATTTTACTGCTGGTGAGCAAGAAGTCCGTGCATGGACATTCCGCAAAGGAATTAAAGCGCCACAGGCAGCTGGTATTATTCATACAGACTTTGAAAGAGGCTTCATTCGTGCAGAAACTGTTTCTTATTCAGACCTTGTCGAAGCTGGTTCGATGGGACATGCACGTGAAAAAGGGAAGGTCCGTTTGGAAGGGAAAGAATATATTGTTCAAGATGGCGATGTTATTCACTTCCGCTTTAATGTTTAA
- the rpsF gene encoding 30S ribosomal protein S6, with product MRKYEIMYIIRPDMEEDAQTALIERFNKILTDNGAEIAKVDEKGKKRLAYEIQDYRDGYYVIINFSSGEEAVNEFDRLAKFSDDIIRHIAIRDEQ from the coding sequence ATGAGAAAATACGAAATCATGTATATCATCCGCCCAGACATGGAAGAAGATGCTCAAACAGCATTGATTGAGCGTTTCAACAAAATTCTAACAGATAATGGCGCGGAGATCGCAAAAGTGGATGAAAAAGGCAAGAAACGCCTTGCTTATGAAATCCAAGACTACCGTGATGGATACTATGTTATTATTAACTTCAGCAGTGGCGAAGAAGCTGTTAATGAGTTTGACCGTCTAGCTAAGTTCTCTGATGACATTATTCGTCATATTGCAATTCGAGATGAACAATAA
- the dnaB gene encoding replicative DNA helicase, whose amino-acid sequence MNQTLQDRTPPHNIEAEQSVIGAVFLEPEAFSTASELLLPEDFYRASHQRIFQAMMDLSERGEPIDVVTVTTYLNDKKQLEEAGGVTYLTQVAESVPTAANIEYYSKIVEEKSILRRLIRTATDIVTSTFEHEDEVEGVLNDAEKNILEVSGRKNSGAFKNIKDVLIDVYDNIEQLHQQTGDVTGVPTGFHDLDKITSGFQPNDLIIIAARPSVGKTAFALNVAQNVAVKTDQNVAIFSLEMGADQLVQRMLCAEGNIDAQRLRNGQLQADDWGKLTMAMGSLSNAGIFIDDSPGVRVSEIRSKCRRLKQEHGLGMILIDYLQLIQGSGSSKENRQQEVSEISRALKALARELKVPLIALSQLSRGVESRQDKRPMMSDIRESGSIEQDADIVGFLYRDDYYDKETENQNIIEIIIAKQRNGPTGTVELAFVKEYNKFVDLDHRYQEGDIPPAMMQA is encoded by the coding sequence ATGAATCAGACGTTACAAGACAGAACACCACCACACAATATAGAAGCAGAGCAATCGGTAATTGGTGCTGTTTTTCTGGAGCCTGAAGCATTTTCGACTGCTTCTGAATTATTACTTCCAGAGGATTTTTATCGGGCTAGTCATCAGCGGATTTTCCAGGCGATGATGGATCTTTCAGAAAGAGGCGAACCAATCGATGTCGTTACGGTTACTACCTATTTAAATGATAAGAAACAGCTGGAAGAAGCAGGCGGTGTAACGTATTTAACGCAGGTGGCTGAAAGTGTGCCGACTGCTGCGAATATCGAGTATTATAGCAAAATTGTTGAGGAAAAGTCGATACTGAGACGATTAATCCGTACAGCGACAGATATTGTTACGTCTACTTTTGAACATGAAGATGAAGTAGAAGGTGTCTTAAACGACGCAGAGAAAAATATTCTAGAGGTATCTGGAAGAAAAAATTCTGGCGCGTTTAAAAATATTAAAGATGTTCTTATCGATGTTTATGATAATATTGAACAGCTCCACCAGCAAACTGGAGACGTTACGGGGGTTCCAACAGGCTTCCATGATTTAGATAAGATTACCTCTGGCTTTCAGCCGAATGATTTGATTATCATTGCAGCACGTCCATCTGTTGGTAAGACGGCTTTTGCATTGAATGTTGCACAAAACGTCGCTGTGAAAACAGATCAGAATGTAGCGATATTCAGTCTTGAGATGGGTGCCGATCAGCTTGTTCAACGTATGCTTTGTGCGGAAGGTAATATTGATGCGCAGCGTTTACGTAATGGACAGCTGCAAGCTGATGACTGGGGTAAACTAACAATGGCCATGGGATCATTATCGAATGCTGGTATTTTTATCGATGATTCCCCAGGAGTTCGTGTAAGTGAAATTCGTTCGAAATGCAGACGCCTGAAGCAAGAACATGGACTTGGAATGATTTTAATCGATTATCTTCAATTGATTCAAGGAAGCGGAAGCTCCAAGGAAAACCGTCAGCAGGAAGTATCGGAAATTTCCCGTGCATTAAAAGCATTGGCTCGTGAGCTGAAGGTGCCATTAATCGCGTTATCACAGCTATCCCGTGGTGTTGAATCACGTCAGGATAAACGTCCAATGATGTCGGATATTCGTGAATCGGGAAGTATTGAGCAGGATGCAGATATTGTCGGATTTCTTTATCGTGATGATTATTATGATAAAGAAACTGAAAACCAAAATATTATCGAAATCATTATCGCTAAGCAGCGTAACGGTCCAACCGGGACAGTCGAGCTGGCGTTTGTGAAAGAATATAATAAATTCGTAGACTTGGACCATCGCTATCAGGAGGGAGATATCCCACCAGCAATGATGCAAGCATAG
- a CDS encoding DHH family phosphoesterase, whose translation MPNLQNKPVLSRHVWVIYVLSLLLLGVIWYFQWMLGLILTVVLAASFYYSVRTERAIVNETEKYISTMSHRIKKVGEEALLEMPLGIILYNEDYQIEWANPYMNQFSDEEEESLVGDSLNKLSEDIIPMIKENKESLWLELGGYKFHTIIKKEERLLYLLDRTDQRQLQKLYHNDQTVLAIIFLDNYEEITQNMDDTAKSQLNSEVTTVLNNWSNRYGLYLKRTSQERFLAVGTKEILQQLEKIKFDILDEVREMNGVENNPVTLSIGVGVGNISLPELGELAQSSLDLALGRGGDQVAIKEDQGKVRFYGGKTNPMEKRTRVRARVISHALKELVKASDNVIIMGHKSPDMDSLGAAIGVLNIAKTNNVEGHIVFDPDDVDTGVYRLVDAIKADEELWKYFIDPDRAEEIITNRSLLVIVDTNKPSMVADESLLHKTEYRVVIDHHRRGEDFIDNPTLVYMEPYASSTAELVTELLEYQPKGTKLRMLEATALLAGIIVDTKSFTLRTGSRTFDAASYLRSVGADTVLVQQFLKEDLDLYIKRSKIIERAKIYRDHIAIAKAESGTSYSPVMIAQAADTLLTMTGISASFVISERADGKIGISARSLGEVNVQVIMEKMNGGGHLTNAATQIEDTTIDDSEAFLIDILNEYYEGRESE comes from the coding sequence ATGCCGAATCTACAAAATAAGCCAGTATTAAGCAGGCATGTATGGGTAATTTATGTGCTATCCCTCCTTCTGCTTGGTGTCATTTGGTATTTCCAGTGGATGCTGGGGCTCATTTTGACTGTTGTATTAGCCGCTTCCTTTTATTATAGTGTCAGGACGGAGAGAGCAATTGTTAATGAGACTGAGAAATATATTTCTACCATGTCACACCGGATCAAGAAGGTTGGGGAAGAAGCTTTATTAGAGATGCCATTAGGTATTATTTTGTATAATGAAGATTATCAGATTGAATGGGCTAATCCCTATATGAATCAATTCAGTGATGAAGAAGAAGAATCCCTTGTAGGTGATTCACTAAATAAACTTTCGGAAGATATTATTCCGATGATTAAAGAGAACAAAGAGAGTCTTTGGCTCGAATTGGGTGGCTATAAGTTTCACACAATCATAAAAAAAGAAGAACGATTGCTTTACTTGCTTGATCGAACAGATCAGAGGCAATTACAGAAGCTTTACCATAATGATCAAACAGTGCTTGCCATTATCTTCTTAGACAATTATGAAGAAATTACGCAGAATATGGACGATACAGCTAAGAGCCAATTAAACTCAGAGGTTACAACCGTTTTGAATAATTGGTCGAATCGTTATGGACTATACTTAAAACGGACATCCCAGGAGCGATTTTTGGCTGTCGGCACAAAGGAAATTTTACAGCAGCTGGAGAAAATTAAATTCGATATTTTGGATGAGGTTCGTGAAATGAACGGCGTTGAAAATAATCCGGTTACGCTGAGTATCGGTGTTGGTGTCGGGAATATTTCACTGCCAGAGTTAGGCGAGCTTGCCCAATCCAGTCTTGATCTCGCATTGGGACGTGGCGGTGACCAGGTTGCGATTAAAGAAGATCAGGGGAAGGTAAGGTTTTACGGTGGTAAAACAAATCCAATGGAGAAACGAACCCGTGTAAGGGCACGTGTTATCTCTCACGCATTAAAAGAGCTTGTCAAGGCAAGTGATAATGTCATTATCATGGGACATAAATCACCAGATATGGATTCCCTTGGAGCAGCTATTGGTGTCCTGAATATCGCGAAAACAAACAATGTAGAAGGGCATATTGTATTTGATCCAGATGATGTGGATACTGGCGTTTATCGTCTCGTTGACGCGATTAAGGCAGATGAGGAATTATGGAAGTATTTTATCGACCCAGATCGAGCAGAGGAGATTATTACAAATAGAAGCCTGCTTGTTATCGTTGATACCAATAAACCATCGATGGTGGCCGATGAAAGCCTGCTTCATAAAACAGAGTACAGGGTCGTTATCGATCATCATCGCAGAGGCGAGGACTTTATTGATAACCCTACATTAGTATATATGGAACCATACGCCTCCTCGACCGCAGAGCTGGTAACAGAGTTATTGGAATATCAGCCAAAAGGCACGAAATTAAGGATGCTGGAAGCTACAGCATTGCTTGCAGGGATAATTGTCGATACGAAAAGCTTTACATTACGTACCGGCTCGCGGACGTTTGATGCAGCATCCTACCTGCGTTCTGTAGGTGCCGATACCGTTTTAGTACAGCAATTCTTAAAAGAAGATTTAGACCTTTATATAAAACGCAGTAAAATAATTGAACGTGCAAAAATCTACCGTGATCATATTGCGATTGCTAAGGCCGAATCCGGTACGTCTTATAGTCCTGTAATGATTGCTCAAGCAGCAGATACATTACTTACCATGACTGGAATAAGCGCTTCGTTTGTTATTTCAGAGCGTGCTGATGGTAAAATAGGAATAAGCGCCAGATCGCTTGGAGAAGTAAATGTACAGGTTATCATGGAAAAAATGAACGGTGGAGGGCATTTAACAAATGCAGCAACCCAAATAGAGGATACGACCATCGATGATTCAGAAGCATTCCTAATCGATATTTTGAACGAGTATTATGAAGGGAGAGAGTCAGAATGA
- a CDS encoding YybS family protein: protein MNQSRKLTDGALLLVIYVMLLLITIFVPILTMIGMFLLPIPFILYTARHGGKPSWLMFIASLLLTALIATLAFLPMTFLAGLGGIAIGTGIRKEVSAYETWARGTLGFIIGLLFVFVFSQVFFSVNLVDELKVIITDSMEISKSIMEQFGTGGQTEQIEEMLLLQIDMLIELLPVGLALTAIVLAFLSQWISYKFINRLENKQLRFPPFRNLRFPTSILWIYFFALFISFFNLNPAGIYYTAVHNLLALTGLLMAVQGFSLIFLYTHHKKITKAVPIFIVVLTLLFPAFLLYFVRILGIIDIGFRLRDRLTSKK from the coding sequence ATGAATCAATCGCGAAAATTAACAGATGGAGCATTATTATTAGTGATATACGTGATGCTTCTGTTAATTACCATATTCGTTCCGATATTAACGATGATTGGGATGTTTTTATTACCAATACCATTTATTTTATATACAGCCAGACATGGGGGAAAGCCTTCTTGGTTAATGTTTATTGCCTCCTTGCTTCTAACGGCTTTAATTGCCACTTTAGCTTTCTTGCCAATGACGTTTTTAGCAGGTCTTGGAGGAATCGCAATTGGGACTGGAATTCGTAAAGAAGTATCGGCCTATGAAACATGGGCGAGGGGCACATTAGGGTTTATTATTGGTTTATTGTTTGTTTTTGTTTTTAGCCAAGTTTTCTTTTCAGTTAATTTGGTAGATGAATTGAAAGTTATTATTACAGATTCCATGGAAATTAGCAAATCCATCATGGAACAATTTGGAACTGGTGGACAAACAGAACAGATAGAAGAAATGTTGTTGCTGCAAATCGACATGCTGATTGAGTTGCTGCCTGTAGGTCTTGCATTAACTGCAATTGTATTAGCGTTCCTCAGTCAATGGATTAGCTATAAATTTATCAATCGACTGGAGAATAAGCAACTTCGATTCCCGCCTTTCCGTAACTTAAGATTTCCGACATCTATACTCTGGATTTATTTCTTTGCATTATTCATTTCGTTTTTCAATTTGAATCCAGCGGGTATATACTATACAGCTGTACATAATTTATTGGCGCTAACAGGACTTTTAATGGCAGTGCAAGGATTTTCACTAATCTTCCTCTATACGCATCATAAAAAAATAACAAAAGCTGTGCCAATTTTTATTGTGGTTCTTACGTTACTTTTTCCAGCATTTCTACTTTATTTCGTAAGAATCTTAGGTATAATTGATATAGGATTTAGGTTAAGGGATCGCCTGACAAGCAAAAAATAA
- a CDS encoding DUF1189 family protein yields the protein MIFLHVFFNSIKLPKKEAMFRLNRIGMDIAVIYMFFLLGLVSIPALIKQLTATSGLGADLNVIFKLIYFFMFYYLPLTVLVFIAISFVAYIGRGIAHFMERKLRYSILWKMVAFTTTIPFILYLIIAFIIPVSDAYLLLTFIFSVGLLFKMISIYPKRRK from the coding sequence ATGATCTTTTTGCACGTTTTTTTCAATAGTATAAAACTGCCTAAGAAAGAAGCAATGTTTCGGCTTAATCGAATTGGCATGGATATCGCTGTTATTTATATGTTTTTCCTGCTTGGCCTCGTCTCCATTCCCGCATTGATCAAACAGCTTACTGCAACGAGCGGGCTGGGTGCAGATTTAAATGTTATTTTTAAGCTCATTTACTTTTTTATGTTTTATTATTTGCCATTAACAGTCCTCGTCTTCATTGCCATCTCATTTGTGGCTTATATTGGCAGAGGGATTGCCCACTTTATGGAGCGTAAACTACGCTATTCCATCCTTTGGAAAATGGTTGCATTTACAACAACAATTCCGTTTATTTTATACCTTATCATTGCATTTATTATACCTGTCAGTGATGCTTATCTCCTGCTCACATTTATCTTTTCGGTTGGACTATTATTCAAAATGATTTCTATTTATCCAAAAAGGAGAAAATAA
- a CDS encoding ABC transporter substrate-binding protein encodes MKNIYILVCLFVVAILAGCTDSSANGETNNNGGNNYSITDFAGQEVTFEQVPGRIAALSSGEMDIIYALGGELVGRPSTDVGVPESAVDVEQVGNTHGIDLEKIASVQPDVVLGNVQMNSKDTASIHSLHAQMVLTEANSIEDIQEQIRLFGEMLQKQDKAEVINAEINEKIEALHKEDTDPVRVLLVYGAPGTFMTALPNSLSGNILEAVGGENIASDFESLEAYPQYAQLNTERIIEANPQYILLMSHGDPEAVESGFIEEMEKNPAWNNLDAVKAGNIEVLPADLFGTNPGTRVMEAMELLEELLATVSNES; translated from the coding sequence ATGAAGAACATCTATATATTGGTATGTCTGTTTGTGGTAGCTATCCTAGCAGGTTGTACGGATTCATCTGCGAATGGTGAAACAAATAATAATGGGGGAAATAATTATTCCATTACTGACTTTGCGGGGCAGGAGGTTACCTTTGAACAGGTTCCTGGGCGGATTGCAGCACTCAGTAGTGGGGAGATGGATATTATTTATGCATTAGGTGGTGAGCTGGTAGGACGACCGAGTACAGATGTTGGTGTACCAGAAAGCGCAGTGGATGTTGAACAAGTTGGTAATACACATGGAATTGATTTAGAAAAGATAGCGTCCGTTCAACCTGATGTTGTCTTAGGAAATGTCCAAATGAATAGCAAAGACACAGCATCCATTCACAGTTTACATGCACAAATGGTATTAACCGAAGCAAATTCAATTGAGGATATTCAAGAGCAAATTAGGTTATTTGGTGAGATGCTGCAAAAACAAGATAAAGCAGAAGTCATAAATGCAGAAATCAATGAAAAAATCGAAGCGTTACATAAAGAAGATACCGATCCAGTTCGTGTATTACTCGTCTATGGTGCACCTGGAACCTTTATGACCGCTCTTCCAAATTCATTAAGCGGCAATATACTGGAGGCTGTCGGCGGCGAAAATATCGCTAGTGATTTTGAAAGCTTAGAAGCATATCCCCAATATGCCCAATTAAATACAGAACGAATTATCGAAGCAAACCCACAGTATATTTTATTGATGAGTCATGGTGATCCAGAAGCAGTCGAATCAGGATTTATAGAGGAAATGGAGAAGAATCCTGCATGGAATAACCTGGATGCAGTAAAAGCTGGAAATATTGAAGTGCTGCCAGCTGATTTATTTGGTACGAACCCTGGCACAAGAGTAATGGAGGCAATGGAATTATTAGAAGAATTATTAGCCACGGTGTCAAATGAATCATGA
- the cdaS gene encoding sporulation-specific diadenylate cyclase CdaS, translated as MGLIKPGLSFSLIHQLKSDLEDLSHRIDRLMHAIDNPNSSLLNEFEEIHHLFHDIQVSTASHYLNSYLAPFTNQFGVLSKAIQHLSDRNHGALIVIQRNDTLDSYIHSGVPVNADLSFPLLESIFYTGSPLHDGAVLVCGSTIVSAANVLPVSKQMVVEKKLGTRHRAALGLSELTDALILVVSEETGRATFAFAGELYPIRTNGAN; from the coding sequence ATGGGTTTAATTAAACCAGGTTTATCATTTTCATTAATCCATCAATTAAAAAGTGACTTAGAAGATTTATCGCATCGAATTGATCGTTTAATGCATGCCATAGATAATCCAAATTCCAGCTTGCTTAATGAATTTGAAGAAATTCATCATCTATTTCATGATATTCAAGTCAGCACGGCTTCCCATTATTTAAATTCTTATTTAGCACCCTTTACGAATCAATTCGGCGTACTTTCAAAGGCAATTCAGCATCTTTCGGACCGAAATCACGGTGCCCTTATTGTCATTCAGCGAAATGACACTCTGGATTCGTATATACATTCAGGAGTTCCTGTTAATGCTGACTTGTCCTTTCCCTTATTAGAATCAATTTTTTATACTGGAAGCCCACTGCATGATGGTGCTGTTTTGGTCTGTGGTTCAACAATTGTTTCAGCTGCTAATGTCCTTCCAGTTTCCAAGCAGATGGTAGTTGAAAAAAAGCTAGGAACAAGACATCGGGCAGCACTTGGACTTTCCGAGTTAACCGATGCTTTAATCCTCGTCGTTTCTGAGGAGACAGGGAGAGCAACATTCGCATTTGCCGGCGAACTATACCCCATTCGCACTAATGGTGCCAACTAA
- a CDS encoding iron ABC transporter permease codes for MNIEQRTVRRKWGITLFPVLVITVSVFGLIYGSVPITLVDIWNVLTGSGESIHETIILQLRLPRVLIGLLVGACLGVSGAILQGVMKNPLADPGIIGVTAGGGVAATITMLVLPQFGYLLPITAFIGALVTAILIYLLAWDRGASAFKIILAGVAINALLGAVQSGLMVIFSDRVQSVLPWLAGGLNGRSWYHLSFMAPYAIVGLLLSLLAIKPANLLLLGDDSAKLLGERVEWQRFLLIVLAALLAGTAVSVAGLIGFVGLVVPHIIRLIFGEDYRFLLPLSALGGAVLVVFADTLARTLFDPIELPVGILLACLGAPFFLYLLKKRGMMV; via the coding sequence ATGAACATTGAACAACGTACCGTAAGAAGAAAGTGGGGAATTACACTTTTTCCGGTTTTAGTAATCACTGTGTCGGTGTTTGGCTTAATCTATGGTTCCGTACCGATTACACTCGTAGATATTTGGAATGTACTTACGGGAAGCGGCGAATCGATACATGAGACCATTATTTTACAATTGCGTTTACCACGCGTGTTAATTGGTTTGCTCGTTGGTGCATGTCTCGGCGTTTCGGGGGCAATTTTGCAAGGCGTGATGAAGAATCCGCTTGCAGATCCCGGGATAATTGGCGTAACAGCTGGCGGTGGTGTTGCAGCGACAATAACAATGCTTGTGTTACCGCAATTTGGCTACCTGCTCCCCATCACTGCCTTTATTGGCGCCTTAGTAACAGCAATCCTTATTTATTTACTCGCATGGGATCGTGGTGCATCCGCCTTTAAAATTATTTTGGCAGGTGTAGCAATAAATGCTTTGTTAGGCGCAGTACAAAGCGGATTAATGGTCATTTTTAGTGATCGTGTCCAATCGGTACTACCTTGGCTTGCTGGAGGATTAAATGGACGTAGCTGGTATCATTTAAGCTTTATGGCACCATACGCTATCGTTGGATTACTGTTATCCCTACTGGCAATTAAGCCAGCAAACCTTCTTCTATTAGGTGATGACTCAGCCAAATTGCTGGGTGAAAGAGTAGAATGGCAACGATTTTTACTTATCGTACTAGCGGCACTATTAGCGGGAACAGCAGTAAGTGTGGCAGGACTGATTGGCTTTGTAGGGCTTGTCGTCCCCCATATTATTCGGCTTATCTTCGGCGAGGATTATCGATTCTTACTGCCACTTTCGGCGTTGGGAGGAGCAGTACTTGTTGTCTTTGCAGATACGCTAGCTCGTACCCTGTTTGATCCAATTGAACTCCCGGTTGGGATTTTACTAGCATGTTTAGGAGCTCCTTTCTTCCTATATTTATTAAAAAAGCGGGGAATGATGGTATGA
- the ssb gene encoding single-stranded DNA-binding protein: MLNRVVLVGRLTRDPDLRYTPNGVAVANFTIAVNRPFSNQQGNREADFINCVVWRRPAENLANFMKKGSMIGVDGRVQTRTFEGQDGKTVYVTEIVADSVQFLESKGASSGGQDSQGYQQNRNQNQFQNQNQYQPNQNQFQPNNNQPQDDPFKNNGEPIDISDDDLPF; this comes from the coding sequence ATGTTAAATCGTGTCGTACTAGTAGGCAGGTTAACGAGGGATCCTGATTTACGTTATACACCAAATGGCGTGGCAGTAGCCAACTTTACGATCGCGGTTAATCGTCCCTTTTCTAACCAGCAAGGAAATAGAGAAGCAGACTTCATTAACTGTGTTGTTTGGCGCAGACCAGCGGAAAACCTGGCAAACTTCATGAAAAAAGGTAGTATGATCGGTGTCGATGGTAGAGTACAAACCCGTACATTTGAAGGACAAGATGGAAAAACTGTATATGTGACTGAAATTGTTGCAGACAGTGTACAGTTTTTGGAATCAAAAGGTGCTTCTTCTGGCGGACAGGATTCGCAAGGTTACCAGCAAAATAGAAATCAGAACCAATTTCAAAATCAAAATCAATATCAACCAAATCAAAATCAGTTTCAACCAAATAATAACCAACCACAAGACGATCCATTTAAGAATAATGGAGAGCCTATCGATATATCAGATGATGATTTACCGTTTTAA
- the rpsR gene encoding 30S ribosomal protein S18 → MAARRGRAKRRKVCYFTANGITHIDYKDVDLLRRFISERGKILPRRVTGTSAKYQRKLTIAIKRARIMALLPYVAE, encoded by the coding sequence ATGGCAGCTCGTCGCGGACGTGCAAAGCGTCGTAAAGTGTGTTATTTCACAGCAAACGGAATTACACACATCGATTACAAAGATGTAGATTTGCTAAGACGTTTCATTTCTGAACGTGGGAAAATTCTTCCTCGTCGTGTAACTGGAACTTCTGCAAAATACCAACGTAAACTTACTATTGCAATCAAACGTGCTCGTATAATGGCATTACTACCATATGTAGCTGAGTAA